The Chitinophaga sp. H8 genome contains a region encoding:
- a CDS encoding aminoacyl-histidine dipeptidase, which yields MELKDLAPQQLWKHFAALNAVPRASKKEEQVIGFVMDFGKSLGLETKKDAIGNVVIKKPATPGMENRQTVILQSHLDMVHQKNGDTVFDFNTQGIEMYVDGDWVKAKGTTLGADNGIGVAAIMTILSDKTLQHPAIEAMFTIDEETGMTGAKELDPANFSGTILLNLDTEEEDELTIGCAGGLDTNTSGQYTEVPVGDGFVSFELKLSGLMGGHSGMDIHKGRGNANKLMNRCLYKAVQSFDIQLASLDGGSLRNAIPRESVAQVIIPEKDQAAFAAFVKTFMATLEEEYKTIEPGLKLELRAVATPAKVMEAGYFIKILRAIYAAPNGVFRMSPDIDDLVEASTNLAKVIVKEGVFVTQSLQRSSVESTKEDVANGVKAAFENIGCEVVQGGDYPGWKPDADSAVLRLLLDLYKDHFKHTPKVGACHAGLECGILGAHFAGGLDMISFGPTIHGAHSPDERVQISSVGRFYDYLLHILREIPVKANA from the coding sequence ATGGAACTAAAAGACTTGGCCCCACAGCAGCTGTGGAAACATTTTGCCGCTTTGAATGCGGTGCCCAGGGCTTCCAAAAAGGAAGAACAGGTGATTGGTTTTGTAATGGACTTTGGTAAAAGCTTAGGCCTGGAAACAAAAAAAGATGCTATCGGCAATGTGGTGATTAAGAAGCCGGCTACCCCAGGAATGGAAAACCGTCAGACGGTGATATTACAATCCCATCTGGATATGGTGCACCAGAAAAACGGGGATACTGTATTTGATTTTAATACACAGGGAATTGAGATGTATGTGGACGGCGACTGGGTAAAAGCAAAAGGCACCACGCTGGGAGCGGATAATGGGATTGGGGTAGCTGCTATTATGACGATATTATCAGATAAGACGCTGCAGCACCCTGCTATTGAAGCCATGTTTACAATAGATGAAGAAACCGGAATGACGGGCGCTAAAGAACTGGACCCGGCCAATTTCTCGGGTACCATTCTCCTGAACCTGGATACAGAAGAGGAGGATGAACTGACCATCGGATGTGCCGGAGGATTGGATACCAATACAAGTGGACAATACACAGAAGTACCGGTGGGGGATGGATTTGTTTCTTTTGAGCTGAAGCTTAGCGGACTGATGGGTGGGCATTCCGGCATGGATATCCATAAAGGAAGAGGCAATGCGAATAAGCTCATGAACAGGTGCCTGTATAAGGCGGTGCAATCTTTTGATATACAGCTGGCCAGCCTCGATGGGGGCAGTCTCCGGAATGCTATACCCAGAGAATCCGTGGCACAGGTGATCATACCGGAAAAAGACCAGGCCGCGTTTGCCGCTTTTGTAAAAACATTTATGGCTACCCTCGAAGAAGAGTATAAGACAATTGAGCCAGGGCTTAAGCTGGAATTACGTGCTGTTGCTACCCCTGCTAAAGTGATGGAAGCTGGTTATTTCATTAAAATACTGCGTGCTATCTATGCTGCGCCTAATGGCGTATTCCGGATGAGCCCTGATATAGATGACCTGGTAGAAGCCTCTACTAACCTGGCAAAGGTGATTGTTAAAGAGGGCGTTTTTGTTACACAGTCCCTTCAGCGGAGCAGTGTGGAAAGTACCAAGGAAGATGTGGCGAATGGGGTGAAAGCAGCATTTGAAAATATCGGGTGCGAAGTAGTACAGGGAGGGGATTATCCCGGATGGAAACCAGATGCAGATTCCGCAGTATTAAGATTGTTGCTGGATTTGTATAAGGACCATTTTAAACATACTCCTAAAGTGGGGGCTTGTCATGCGGGCCTGGAATGTGGGATCCTGGGCGCTCACTTTGCGGGAGGACTGGATATGATCTCGTTTGGTCCTACTATTCATGGGGCACATTCTCCGGATGAGCGGGTACAAATATCTTCCGTGGGCAGGTTCTATGACTATTTGCTGCATATACTCCGGGAGATACCGGTGAAAGCAAATGCTTAG
- a CDS encoding RNA polymerase sigma-70 factor — protein sequence MREANTVTLFRLKSIAIIPYQAYTDHDLLKRIQADDERAYETLYYRYYSYLCNKAYKRIPTETIVEELVQDVFINCWHKRHSLDVSGNIAAWLFATLRNKVLHELRSSYHRNMHTAKLKALSEGCTENEVPDYLDAKSLEAKIMDIINTLPPQCQEAFRLSRFEGITYKEIAVRMNISAKTVEKHISRALLVLKNELHEYNLGLILLFWALS from the coding sequence TTGCGGGAAGCAAATACAGTTACTTTATTCAGACTAAAATCTATTGCTATAATACCATACCAGGCATATACAGACCATGATCTCCTGAAGCGGATCCAAGCCGATGATGAGCGTGCATATGAAACATTGTACTACCGTTACTATAGCTACTTATGTAATAAGGCCTATAAGCGGATTCCTACAGAAACAATTGTGGAAGAGCTGGTACAGGATGTTTTCATCAACTGCTGGCATAAAAGGCATAGCCTGGACGTGAGTGGGAATATTGCTGCATGGCTCTTTGCCACCCTGCGCAATAAAGTACTTCATGAGCTTCGCAGCAGCTATCACCGCAATATGCATACTGCAAAACTGAAAGCCTTATCCGAGGGTTGTACCGAAAATGAAGTGCCTGATTACCTGGATGCTAAAAGCCTGGAAGCTAAAATCATGGATATTATCAACACCCTGCCGCCGCAGTGCCAGGAGGCCTTCCGGCTAAGCCGTTTTGAAGGGATTACCTACAAGGAAATTGCAGTACGCATGAATATCTCCGCAAAAACGGTAGAGAAACATATCAGCAGGGCGTTGCTGGTATTAAAAAACGAATTGCATGAATACAATCTCGGGCTTATCCTGTTATTTTGGGCATTAAGCTAA
- a CDS encoding FecR family protein, with the protein MNEQQLTELIERYLEGTATQEEREKVEQWYAGFDDYTANFYNGDAAKIAASAQKSLALIRQQLSAAPARQPVQMKRRMGWTRIAAAAVVLLFAGVATYFFLYTPRVSARIIVKNAAGQVRQVLLPDSSVVWLNSHSEIQYLPDFSDTAREVFLSGEGFFEIRPESKRPFLVHCQEITTRVLGTSFNVNAYRELDTMAITLLTGKVAISSSGKVLGVLAPDQQLSYYRTSGKVVTAQVSADALGAWKEGKLQFDDCSMEQIATTLERWYGYKFSFEYDQLKKCRYSASFENTIPLKDLLDILRQVSNVQYDLDAVNKSVVFKGKHCNN; encoded by the coding sequence ATGAATGAACAACAACTGACGGAGTTAATTGAAAGATACCTGGAAGGTACGGCTACACAAGAGGAAAGGGAAAAAGTAGAGCAGTGGTATGCCGGTTTCGATGATTACACCGCAAACTTCTATAATGGCGATGCAGCTAAGATCGCTGCTTCTGCGCAAAAAAGCCTGGCCCTTATCCGGCAGCAGCTCTCCGCAGCTCCTGCCCGGCAACCTGTACAAATGAAGCGGCGTATGGGGTGGACCAGGATAGCCGCGGCGGCAGTGGTGTTATTGTTTGCAGGGGTAGCTACTTATTTTTTTCTATATACGCCCCGGGTGAGTGCCCGTATCATTGTAAAGAATGCCGCTGGCCAGGTACGGCAGGTGCTATTGCCTGATAGCTCTGTTGTATGGCTAAACTCCCACAGTGAAATACAATATCTGCCTGATTTTTCTGATACCGCAAGGGAAGTTTTCCTCAGCGGAGAGGGATTCTTTGAAATCAGGCCGGAAAGCAAACGGCCTTTCTTAGTCCATTGTCAGGAGATTACCACTCGTGTGTTAGGCACCTCTTTTAATGTAAATGCTTATAGAGAGCTGGACACGATGGCCATCACCCTGTTAACCGGCAAAGTAGCCATATCATCATCCGGTAAGGTGCTGGGGGTATTGGCACCGGACCAGCAATTGAGTTATTACCGGACCAGCGGAAAGGTAGTTACCGCACAGGTGTCGGCCGATGCCCTGGGCGCCTGGAAAGAAGGTAAGCTGCAATTTGATGATTGTTCTATGGAACAAATTGCTACCACACTGGAAAGATGGTATGGGTACAAATTTAGTTTTGAATATGACCAGCTGAAAAAATGCCGGTATTCCGCAAGCTTTGAAAACACCATTCCACTAAAAGATTTACTGGATATACTGCGCCAGGTAAGTAATGTACAATACGACCTGGATGCGGTCAATAAATCAGTTGTTTTTAAGGGAAAGCATTGTAATAATTAA